A genomic stretch from Kribbella amoyensis includes:
- a CDS encoding MerR family transcriptional regulator, with the protein MASLGSAPDDVSRAATVLPVGRVSALLGIPAVTLRTWESRYGIGPSARTSGLHRRYTVADVDRLRRMQELIGRGLAARDAAVLIDQDAAGRPDADGSATNTELLLSATESLRTTELDDLLQNCLDQRGAAQTWTEVVAPAFRRLEARFAGQGDCTDLELLLSRTFEATIERYVYRRGLRPSGGRPTILVHCPEERHTLPLTVLRAVLLERSQPVLTLGPETTTFAVRDFVRRVNPAAVVLWASITRPGQAELRRRVADGDHRTYTAGPGWPPHAEPFTNLSEAAATLTVRRSARLF; encoded by the coding sequence ATGGCGTCACTCGGGTCCGCCCCGGACGACGTCTCGCGGGCCGCGACCGTGCTGCCGGTGGGGCGGGTCTCAGCCCTGCTCGGGATCCCGGCCGTCACCCTGCGCACCTGGGAGTCCCGGTACGGAATCGGGCCGTCGGCTCGGACGTCCGGCCTGCACCGGCGGTACACCGTGGCCGACGTGGACCGCCTGCGCCGGATGCAGGAGCTGATCGGACGCGGCCTGGCCGCCCGCGACGCGGCCGTGCTGATCGACCAGGACGCCGCCGGCCGACCGGACGCGGACGGCTCGGCGACGAACACCGAACTGTTGCTCTCGGCCACCGAATCGCTGCGCACCACCGAACTCGACGACCTGCTGCAGAACTGCTTGGACCAACGCGGCGCGGCGCAGACCTGGACCGAGGTGGTGGCCCCCGCCTTCCGCCGGCTCGAGGCCCGCTTCGCCGGTCAGGGCGACTGCACCGACCTCGAGTTGTTGCTGTCCCGCACCTTCGAGGCGACGATCGAGCGGTACGTCTATCGCCGCGGACTCCGGCCCAGCGGCGGCCGCCCGACGATCCTGGTGCACTGCCCTGAAGAGCGCCACACCCTGCCGTTGACGGTACTGCGCGCCGTCCTGCTCGAGCGGAGCCAGCCCGTACTGACCCTGGGCCCCGAGACGACCACCTTCGCCGTACGGGATTTCGTCCGGCGGGTGAATCCCGCGGCGGTGGTCCTCTGGGCAAGCATCACCCGCCCGGGTCAGGCGGAACTGCGGCGCCGAGTCGCTGACGGCGACCACCGGACGTACACCGCGGGTCCGGGCTGGCCACCTCACGCCGAGCCGTTCACGAACCTTTCCGAAGCCGCCGCGACGTTAACCGTCCGGCGAAGCGCCCGGCTGTTCTGA
- a CDS encoding VIT1/CCC1 transporter family protein, with amino-acid sequence MSGFEVVPARHSGEPHRGNLAGRLNWLRAGVLGANDGIVSTAGLVVGVAGATTSATAILTAAVAGVTAGAVSMALGEYVSVSSQRDTERSLLAKERAELAASPTDELAELTAIYVSKGLRPQTAELVATELTERDALVAHAEAELGINPEELTNPWHAAGASALAFTVGALLPVIAILLPPAAIRVPVTFGVVLLALAGTGVLSAYLGQARKTRAVLRLVLGGALAMAVTFGLGQLVGSSAL; translated from the coding sequence ATGTCTGGTTTTGAGGTGGTGCCTGCGCGGCATTCTGGTGAGCCGCATCGGGGGAATCTGGCTGGTCGGCTGAACTGGCTTCGGGCTGGGGTACTGGGTGCGAACGACGGCATCGTCTCGACCGCGGGACTGGTGGTCGGCGTGGCCGGCGCGACCACGTCGGCGACCGCGATCCTGACGGCTGCGGTGGCTGGGGTGACCGCGGGAGCGGTGTCGATGGCGCTGGGGGAGTACGTCTCGGTGAGCAGCCAGCGCGACACCGAACGGTCCCTGCTGGCCAAGGAGCGGGCTGAACTTGCCGCGTCACCCACCGACGAGCTGGCCGAGTTGACGGCCATCTACGTGAGCAAGGGCCTGCGTCCGCAGACGGCCGAGTTGGTGGCGACCGAGCTGACCGAACGGGATGCCCTGGTGGCACACGCCGAAGCGGAGTTGGGCATCAACCCCGAGGAGCTGACCAATCCCTGGCATGCGGCCGGTGCCTCCGCGCTGGCGTTCACCGTGGGCGCGTTGCTCCCGGTGATCGCGATCCTGCTTCCACCGGCCGCGATCCGGGTGCCGGTGACTTTCGGCGTCGTACTGCTGGCCCTCGCCGGTACTGGTGTGCTCAGCGCGTACCTGGGTCAGGCTCGGAAGACCCGGGCTGTCCTGAGGCTGGTGCTGGGTGGCGCGCTCGCGATGGCAGTCACGTTCGGTCTGGGGCAGCTCGTCGGGTCCTCCGCGCTGTGA
- a CDS encoding cytochrome b — protein MADKELPATVGWLDQRLGVAKIGKKNLRKVFPDHWSFMLGEIALYSFVILLLSGVFLTLWFKPSMAEVEYQGTYSLLKGLKMSEAYESALAISFDIRGGLLMRQIHHWAAILFTAAMSVHLLRIFLTGAFRKPRELNWLIGIGMLFLGVVEGFIGYGLPDDLLSGTGLRITEGLVLASPVIGTWLSFFIFGGEFPGDDFVPRFFTVHVLLIPGLLLALITVHLMLVVYHKHTQFPGPGRTEKNVVGYPLMPVYMAKAGGFFFVVFGVTTVLGALLQINPIWLYGPYNPAEVTAGSQPDWYMGWLDGAVRLMPGLESSFAGATISWNILLPALLVPPLFITSVALYPFIEQWITGDQREHHLLDRPRNMPTRTGIGAGMITFYGVLWLNSGNDLLATHFHTSINTITWICRILIFAGPVLAFWVTRRIAISLQRADKERLLHGLETGVIVRRPDGEYVEAHSPISKYEAYELTARPRLEPLDPAPETDENGVANPRRHRLRAALSRFYFADAVQKPTADELEPTDRELTSSRDH, from the coding sequence ATGGCGGACAAGGAACTTCCGGCGACAGTCGGCTGGCTCGACCAAAGGCTCGGTGTCGCCAAGATCGGCAAGAAGAACCTGCGCAAGGTCTTCCCCGATCACTGGTCGTTCATGCTCGGCGAGATCGCGCTGTACAGCTTCGTCATCCTGCTGCTCAGCGGCGTCTTCCTGACCCTGTGGTTCAAGCCCTCGATGGCCGAGGTCGAGTACCAGGGGACGTACAGCCTGCTGAAGGGGCTGAAGATGTCCGAGGCGTACGAGTCGGCGCTCGCGATCTCGTTCGACATCCGCGGCGGCCTGCTGATGCGGCAGATCCACCACTGGGCCGCGATCCTCTTCACCGCGGCGATGAGCGTGCACCTGCTCCGGATCTTCTTAACCGGCGCGTTCCGCAAACCGCGCGAACTCAACTGGCTGATCGGGATCGGGATGCTGTTCCTCGGCGTCGTCGAGGGCTTCATCGGCTACGGCCTTCCCGACGACCTGCTGTCCGGCACGGGACTGCGGATCACCGAGGGCCTGGTCCTCGCCTCGCCGGTCATCGGTACCTGGCTGAGCTTCTTCATCTTCGGCGGCGAGTTCCCCGGCGACGACTTCGTGCCCAGGTTCTTCACCGTCCACGTGTTGCTGATCCCTGGGTTGTTGCTCGCGCTGATCACGGTTCACCTGATGCTGGTCGTGTACCACAAGCACACGCAGTTCCCCGGTCCCGGCCGGACCGAGAAGAACGTCGTCGGCTACCCGCTGATGCCGGTGTACATGGCGAAGGCGGGCGGCTTCTTCTTCGTCGTCTTCGGCGTCACCACGGTCCTCGGCGCGCTCCTGCAGATCAACCCGATCTGGTTGTACGGCCCGTACAACCCGGCGGAGGTGACCGCAGGCTCGCAACCCGACTGGTACATGGGCTGGCTCGACGGGGCAGTGCGGCTGATGCCGGGGCTCGAGTCCTCGTTCGCCGGGGCGACCATCAGCTGGAACATCCTGCTGCCCGCGCTCCTGGTTCCACCGCTGTTCATCACGTCCGTTGCCCTCTACCCCTTTATCGAGCAGTGGATCACCGGTGACCAGCGCGAGCACCACCTGCTGGACCGGCCGCGCAACATGCCGACCCGGACCGGCATCGGCGCCGGGATGATCACCTTCTACGGCGTGCTCTGGCTGAACAGCGGCAACGACCTGCTCGCCACCCACTTCCACACCTCGATCAACACGATCACGTGGATCTGCCGCATCCTGATCTTCGCCGGCCCGGTGCTCGCGTTCTGGGTGACCCGGCGGATCGCGATCTCGCTGCAGCGCGCCGACAAGGAGCGGCTGCTGCACGGCCTGGAAACCGGCGTCATCGTCCGCCGCCCCGACGGCGAGTACGTCGAAGCCCACAGCCCGATCTCGAAGTACGAGGCCTACGAACTGACCGCCCGCCCCCGCCTCGAACCCCTGGACCCAGCACCGGAAACCGACGAGAACGGCGTAGCCAACCCCCGCCGCCACCGCCTCCGCGCCGCCCTCTCGAGGTTCTACTTCGCCGACGCCGTCCAGAAACCAACAGCCGACGAACTGGAACCCACGGACCGCGAACTCACCTCCTCCCGAGACCACTGA
- a CDS encoding DUF2945 domain-containing protein, whose product MSGQEFHKGDAVEWDSHGGTAVGTVERRITERTEAGGRTVDASPDDPQYLVRSEKSGQTAVHKPSALRRASKASS is encoded by the coding sequence GTGAGCGGGCAGGAGTTCCACAAAGGCGATGCGGTCGAGTGGGACAGTCACGGTGGTACGGCGGTGGGCACGGTGGAGCGGAGGATCACCGAGCGCACCGAGGCCGGCGGGCGGACCGTGGATGCGAGCCCGGACGATCCGCAGTACCTGGTTCGCAGCGAGAAGTCGGGGCAGACGGCGGTCCACAAACCATCGGCGCTGCGACGGGCATCCAAGGCGTCGTCATGA
- a CDS encoding TIGR01777 family oxidoreductase encodes MGLTRSSIVDTPRAGVLAWHERPGAIVRLTPPWMPIRIEQEADDLSDGTAVLGFPLGLRWVARHTDAESPDGFLDQLDSAPLRWAIRWRHHHEFEALDSGRTRVTDRIDTNVPGFLLKSMLAYRHRQLADDLAAAERATAEGMRPLTVAVTGSSGTIGRELTALLSTSGHEVVRLVRHRTEVPGERHWDPEDPAPTLLRGVNAVIHLAGASIAGRFTDEHRRRLEASRLGPTRKLAQLAAGTEDGPTSFVSASAIGYYGPDRGDEELTETSPPGEGFLAGLVQGWEEATEPAAEAGLRVVQVRTGLVQTPAGGTLKLQYPLFAAGLGGPLGDGKQWQSWIGIDDLLDIYHRAIFDQDLAGPVNAVATDPVRNDEYTATLARVLHRPALLKVPDLGPRILLGDEGAEELAQASQLVVPRVLTARGHKYRRPHLEDTLRHVLGRTTD; translated from the coding sequence ATGGGCCTGACCAGGAGCAGCATCGTCGACACGCCACGGGCCGGAGTCCTCGCCTGGCACGAACGGCCGGGCGCGATCGTCCGGCTGACGCCGCCCTGGATGCCGATCCGGATCGAGCAGGAGGCGGACGACCTGTCCGACGGCACCGCGGTCCTCGGGTTTCCGCTCGGCCTTCGCTGGGTGGCGCGGCATACCGATGCGGAGTCGCCCGACGGATTTCTCGACCAGCTGGACTCGGCACCGCTGCGGTGGGCGATCCGCTGGCGCCACCACCACGAGTTCGAGGCGCTGGATTCGGGCCGGACCCGGGTCACGGATCGGATCGACACGAACGTCCCCGGCTTCCTCCTCAAGTCGATGCTCGCGTACCGCCATCGGCAGTTGGCCGACGACCTCGCCGCGGCCGAGCGGGCGACGGCCGAAGGCATGCGTCCGTTGACGGTGGCGGTGACCGGCAGCAGCGGCACGATCGGCCGCGAGCTGACCGCCCTGCTGAGTACCTCCGGGCACGAGGTGGTCCGGCTCGTACGCCACCGCACCGAGGTACCAGGGGAGCGGCACTGGGATCCCGAGGACCCGGCTCCGACCTTGTTGCGCGGAGTCAACGCGGTCATCCATCTCGCGGGAGCCTCCATCGCGGGCCGCTTCACGGACGAGCATCGTCGACGGCTGGAAGCGTCCAGGCTCGGACCGACCCGGAAGCTCGCGCAACTCGCGGCCGGCACCGAGGACGGCCCGACCTCGTTCGTGAGCGCCTCCGCGATCGGGTACTACGGCCCGGACCGCGGCGACGAGGAGCTGACCGAGACCAGCCCGCCCGGTGAAGGCTTCCTGGCCGGCCTCGTCCAGGGGTGGGAGGAGGCGACCGAGCCCGCGGCCGAAGCCGGCCTCCGAGTCGTCCAGGTGCGCACCGGCCTGGTACAGACGCCGGCGGGCGGCACGCTGAAGCTGCAGTACCCCCTGTTCGCGGCAGGGCTGGGCGGTCCGCTCGGCGACGGGAAGCAGTGGCAGTCCTGGATCGGCATCGACGACCTGCTCGACATCTACCACCGGGCGATCTTCGACCAGGACCTCGCCGGCCCGGTCAACGCGGTCGCAACCGACCCGGTCCGCAACGACGAGTACACCGCGACCCTGGCCCGGGTCCTCCACCGGCCGGCCCTGCTCAAGGTCCCCGACCTCGGTCCCCGCATCCTGCTGGGCGACGAAGGCGCCGAAGAACTGGCCCAAGCCTCCCAACTCGTCGTACCCCGCGTCCTCACCGCCCGCGGCCACAAGTACCGCCGTCCCCACCTGGAAGACACCCTCCGCCACGTCCTCGGCCGAACCACCGACTGA
- a CDS encoding aminotransferase class I/II-fold pyridoxal phosphate-dependent enzyme, producing the protein MDQSSSPVLEALAEYHRRGYVNFCPPGHKQGLGVDEEVRRVLGADVFRSDLLATGVLDDRTSGGRVLERAQELMADAVGADHAFFSTCGSSLSVKSAMMAVAAPGESMLIGRDAHKSVIAGLTLTGIRPVWVRPRWDGELHLAHPPSPEAFEQAFDEHPAAVGALVTSPSPYGTCSDLEAIAEICHRRGKPLVVDEAWGAHLPFHDELPTWAMDAGADVCVVSIHKMGAGFEQGSVFHLQGDLIDPVRLEQSADLLSTTSPNVLLFAAMDGWRRQMALRGEELLAAALQLADSTRREIDGLPGLEVLDDRLVAKEASHDLDRLQIMIDTLAAGISGYQASDWLRAERSINVGLSDHRRIVAQFTFADDPLSADQLVTALADLTRTALPTPKSVVLPDPGELELEQVTTPREAFFADQETVPARDAVGRIAAEQVTPYPPGIPAIVPGERITAGVVDYLRSGIEATMVVPDAADPAVRTIRVVRSDRGTDLP; encoded by the coding sequence ATGGATCAGAGCAGCAGCCCGGTGCTGGAAGCGCTGGCGGAGTACCACCGGCGGGGTTATGTGAACTTCTGCCCGCCCGGTCACAAGCAGGGCCTGGGCGTCGACGAGGAGGTCCGGCGAGTTCTGGGAGCGGACGTGTTCCGGTCCGACCTGCTGGCGACCGGTGTACTGGACGACCGGACGAGTGGTGGCAGGGTTCTGGAACGAGCGCAGGAACTCATGGCGGACGCCGTCGGTGCCGATCACGCGTTCTTCTCCACCTGCGGGAGTTCGCTGTCGGTGAAGAGCGCGATGATGGCGGTGGCGGCGCCGGGGGAGTCGATGCTGATCGGCCGGGACGCGCACAAGTCGGTGATCGCGGGGCTCACCCTGACGGGGATCCGGCCGGTGTGGGTGCGGCCGCGGTGGGACGGAGAGCTGCATCTGGCCCATCCGCCGTCGCCCGAGGCGTTCGAGCAGGCTTTCGACGAGCATCCGGCGGCGGTCGGCGCGTTGGTCACCAGCCCGTCGCCCTACGGAACCTGTAGTGATCTGGAAGCGATCGCCGAGATCTGTCACCGGCGGGGAAAGCCGCTGGTGGTGGACGAGGCGTGGGGCGCGCATCTGCCGTTCCACGACGAGCTCCCGACCTGGGCGATGGACGCGGGCGCCGATGTCTGTGTCGTGTCGATCCACAAGATGGGCGCCGGCTTCGAGCAGGGCTCGGTGTTCCACCTGCAGGGCGACCTGATCGATCCGGTCCGGCTGGAACAGAGCGCGGACCTGTTGTCGACGACGAGTCCGAACGTGCTGCTCTTCGCGGCCATGGACGGCTGGCGCCGGCAGATGGCGCTGCGCGGTGAGGAACTGCTCGCGGCCGCGTTGCAGCTGGCCGACTCGACGCGGCGGGAGATCGACGGCCTGCCGGGACTCGAAGTCCTCGACGACCGGCTGGTGGCGAAGGAGGCGTCGCACGACCTGGATCGCCTGCAGATCATGATCGACACGCTGGCCGCGGGGATCTCGGGGTACCAGGCCTCGGACTGGCTCCGGGCCGAGCGTTCGATCAACGTCGGGCTGTCCGACCATCGGCGCATCGTGGCCCAGTTCACCTTCGCGGACGACCCGTTGTCGGCGGACCAGCTGGTGACCGCGCTCGCGGATCTCACCCGGACCGCGTTGCCCACGCCGAAGTCGGTCGTCCTGCCGGATCCCGGTGAGCTGGAGCTCGAACAGGTGACGACGCCACGCGAGGCGTTCTTCGCCGACCAGGAGACGGTACCGGCGCGGGACGCCGTCGGCCGGATCGCGGCCGAGCAGGTCACCCCGTACCCACCGGGGATCCCGGCGATCGTGCCGGGTGAGCGCATCACCGCGGGCGTCGTCGACTACCTCCGCTCCGGGATCGAGGCCACCATGGTCGTCCCGGACGCGGCGGATCCGGCTGTCCGGACGATCCGGGTGGTCCGCTCGGACCGCGGGACCGACCTGCCCTAG
- a CDS encoding alpha/beta hydrolase, translating into MFEGFTLEELEVGGQRVRVRYAGSGPAVVLLHGHPRTHTTWYAVAPDLVAAGFAVVCPDLRGYGRSGKPATDADHTPYSKRAMAADVVGVMDALGHDRFAVVGHDRGSYVAYRTALDHPDRVSKLVVMDGVPVVEALERCDARFAAEWWHWWFFAQQDKPAERVICADPETWYNAWTTNSPAALGPGNHADFLAAIRDPATVHAMVEDYRAGLGIDRRNDVADRDNGRRIECPTLALWSTDDDLEQLYGDVVAVWRPWCREVQGHGIKSTHHIAERNPADLLRSLHAFL; encoded by the coding sequence ATGTTCGAAGGTTTCACGCTGGAGGAGCTCGAGGTCGGCGGTCAGCGGGTCCGGGTCCGGTACGCCGGATCCGGACCGGCCGTGGTGTTGTTGCACGGCCACCCGCGAACGCACACGACCTGGTACGCGGTGGCGCCGGATCTGGTGGCTGCGGGGTTCGCGGTGGTGTGCCCCGACCTGCGGGGGTACGGACGGTCGGGGAAACCGGCCACCGACGCGGACCACACGCCGTACTCCAAACGTGCGATGGCCGCCGACGTCGTCGGCGTCATGGATGCCCTCGGCCACGACCGGTTCGCAGTGGTCGGTCATGACCGCGGTTCGTACGTCGCCTATCGCACCGCGCTCGATCACCCCGATCGGGTGAGCAAGCTGGTCGTGATGGACGGCGTACCGGTGGTCGAGGCCCTGGAGCGGTGTGACGCGCGGTTCGCGGCCGAGTGGTGGCACTGGTGGTTCTTCGCTCAGCAGGACAAGCCCGCGGAAAGGGTGATCTGCGCGGATCCGGAGACCTGGTACAACGCGTGGACCACCAACTCGCCGGCCGCGCTGGGACCCGGGAACCACGCCGACTTCCTGGCCGCGATCCGCGATCCGGCCACGGTCCACGCGATGGTGGAGGACTACCGGGCCGGCCTGGGCATCGACCGCCGCAACGACGTGGCCGACCGGGACAACGGCCGGCGGATCGAGTGTCCGACGCTCGCCCTCTGGTCCACCGACGACGACCTGGAGCAGCTGTACGGCGACGTCGTCGCGGTCTGGCGCCCGTGGTGCCGCGAGGTCCAGGGCCACGGCATCAAGTCGACCCACCACATCGCCGAACGGAACCCGGCCGACCTCCTCCGAAGCCTCCACGCCTTCTTGTAA
- a CDS encoding DUF3140 domain-containing protein, which translates to MTDGSEDRDGTRREFGEAVNMTPKQLEKWLTTDESKRVGQKSGSGSESVGHRSGRRIIDLLNTKKDELSDDDYAHMRKVVGYVHRHRRQRPSGDVTDTDWRYSLMNWGHDPAK; encoded by the coding sequence ATGACCGACGGGAGCGAGGATCGGGACGGCACCAGGCGGGAGTTCGGCGAGGCGGTGAACATGACCCCCAAGCAACTGGAGAAGTGGCTCACCACCGACGAGTCGAAGCGGGTGGGCCAGAAGAGTGGGTCCGGCTCGGAGTCGGTCGGTCATCGCAGTGGCCGGCGGATCATCGATCTGCTGAACACCAAGAAGGACGAGCTGAGCGACGACGACTACGCGCACATGCGGAAGGTCGTCGGCTACGTGCATCGCCACCGCAGACAGCGCCCGTCCGGCGACGTGACCGACACCGACTGGCGGTACTCCCTGATGAACTGGGGTCACGACCCGGCCAAGTAG